The following DNA comes from Tachypleus tridentatus isolate NWPU-2018 chromosome 9, ASM421037v1, whole genome shotgun sequence.
AACGTTATCGAATTCACATTGGACATTAGTATTTACATTGGACAAAGACGTTATATAACTTTAATGGCGAAAACCCATCGTGTGATCAGTGAACAACGAAGAGCTAATTAGCTCTCTAATTAGTCAGTTGGATttacatcaactcgaaattagTTTGCTCATCGTGAGCGTTCGATAAGATTCAACGGAAGATTCAGACCACAGAGAGGactcaatatttttttaaacttgtacataaatcattatttgtaatcctTGTTCTcgtaaattttgttattatttgtatcttaaaatataactgtattaGAATACAATTGTTGAAAGGTATCATAAATTAGATACAAATCGACATTAATTtcacttctaaatctaaattgcAATTGTACTCAATTTCAGGCTATATAAAATCATAATGAGTTACGTCGGGTGGAGATTTTCTTACaacttttgttcattattttgttctgagcaatatgtaacggatttactctcatatatttgttttaatatcacacAATATCAGAGAAACCAGAACAGCATGTTAGTTTAAGTTAGGGCTTTGAATCACTTGTTAACACTTGATTACAAATACTGGATGTAACGGTGGCTAAAGCATTCGATTTCCCCCATTtcttaaatattatgaaaatatactttatttctttaataacagGAGAAAGTTTAAttgaagtaaaatttttattaaaagcaaaatGATAAAGGAATAGAACGTGCATGTGTTATAACAAATTTATACCGGGCTAACTGatgagcccaccgacgggaatcgaaacctaattttagtgctgtaaatacGTATAATTACCGTTGTGCTGGTGGGGGTGAAGGAAGAGAAAGAAAGTATATTCGTAAATCTTAAAGTAATTTAGTTTTCAATATATTACAACGTACTTCACTTATTTAAGAACTGTATTTTATTTCCgctcattttgaaaaatatttattaaattcatgttatttatatttagttgaataatggtatttaaacgtttttattttaggAGAGATTCAAAACAATATCATGAAGATTAGTATTTCAAGTCACGAAATcggttaataaaataataagaacaaaagTATTGTAATGTTTATCATATACAGTTGGAAAAGTCTGATTCTCTCAATATTGAAAATAAgtactactgatatcagtgatggatatcattttaatatatgcTTAAAGTATACATAAGATTATTTATAATACCTTTTGACCCTGTAATTaatacttatatttgtattatttatttggtGTGGATAACAACAACTTAAGTGCATACTAAAACACACTCGTTTCTTTCACCTTCCTCCATTACTCGTTGTTGCACGCTGCAAAAGAAGAAAAACGTATCAATACTGCACTATGGGTGACCAATACTGTCATTTGGTTAGTAAATTAGTCTGTTAGATAATATACTGtacattatttaaagtttgaatcATTCTCGGTAGATGCCaatatgaaacacacacacacacaaaaatacttTCAGTCCATGATGAAAAGAGCCACAAAAacacatgtattttgttttggagcaccactgaaacaaaaataacatcaCCAAGCTTCACAGTTGTACATTATTCCGTTTAGAAACATTACGTTTCTGTGTTTTCGAACTCTACAAAGATAATTTTGGAAAAATGAATTTAGTTTTCCCGATTATTTTTTATACGTATTCTCTGTGTCAAAATTCATGCTATTTGAAAAAAATGGGAACAATTTCGTTAgggtataatataaatacaaagaagTAGGAATGTATCTAGTGtgctattttatttacttaacacaAGATGACAGTCtcatagataaaataaaatttcaaactagacaattttcatttttcaactataaattacaacacgtttgtgtcataaaaaaaacacatgcaagctaaattgttttaaaattgaggtacttataaaatgtattatttgagCAAAGAGCTGTCGCCTTCTAGATTTGGGTATCGACATGAGACAATATCACTACCACAAAATCTACTCTAGCTAACCTGATCCTATTTTATCCTTTTGTTAAAGGTAAGGTACCATACGAGAGAAACATTTCCTTCATATTTAGGTTTATTTGAGAAGCTAGCTGCTATAATAAGCTGTACACAAACTATATACAACGTTTTTAATTAACGACTGTATATTACTTATCGAATGGGAAATTTTACAGAATAGTAAGGTTGATCTTTTCAAAATCgatcatttatatattaattgtgtGTCTCTTAAGTTATTATAGTAAGAAACAGACCTGCACCTATTATTCCGGGATTCTTAATAACATTGTTCTGTGTTATTAGAAACTATTATAACATCAGGtataaacgtttaaaaacaaaaaaaaatcaacactGATAATGTAACTTACAAGCATCATGCCATGGTATGAAGTTAAAGGATCTTCGAGACGAGCATTTCAAAGATGGATTGCTAAAATAAACAATCATGGAAAGTATTTAATATAACGTTCCGCAAACCTCAAATTCGAGCTCTATAAATTAAGAGAAGattttaaataactataataTCATTGATTCTGACCAAACAAATCACGGTTTTCACAACtgataattatttatcaaaatgtttttaatacagtaattataaaattgtttgctttacaaACTAGTTTTAAggacaaacaaaatgaaaacaagttttttaatCCGAATTGTTTTCAAAGTTAGTTATTTTGTCCAAATATACACgagttataaaaatatagtaatttctatacatttttggTTCTGTTATACTACCTtacatgttaaaaacaacattaaaagtttttaactgAACGGTATTGTTTTCACATCTTtacaaaagcaaataaaaactttcaaattaattaattaagaaaatcataaattaatttattagtatTCCGTTACGAGAACATCACCAATGTAGCTGTTattaagttttacaaactaataaaaacaaagaagataGTTTTCTAACTCACTCCTCAGAAACTGGTTGGAATATCCATTGTTGGGTTCATCCACTTCGTCACTGTTCTCACACAAAATTCTGGACAAAGTTACCTCTCGGATTTCTCTCAACTGGGCTGTGTAAAGATcaattgaataataatataatgctaataatatatttctattttattttacaaacgtttctaaaattgtactatttattaaaacattatctaTTATTTCACACGTACCAAACAACTTCAAAACTACACACTGTGCATGCttgacaaaatataattaaagaaagaaaGGTAACAGTTCCTGTCTTGTATTGAAGTTTCAGATCACtgggtttagtttggtttgaatttcgcgcaaaactacacaagagctatctgcactagccgtccctaatttaaaagtgtaagacaagaaggaagacagctagtcatgaccacccaccgccaactcttgggcaactcttttaccaacgaatagtgggattgaccgtcacactacaacgcctccacggctgaaagagcgagcatgtttggtgtgacagagattcggaccagcgaccctcggattacgagtcgagtgccataaccaccaggccatgctaggcctaaatCATTGGGAATATATTACAATGCAACAAGAGCGTTTCGTTTTGTGTTAACCACTTTAAACGTtgtgaaaacatatttcatatacaATACCTGtaagtaaataaacaactttaactgTATGAGATGTACGAAACAAAGATTGAACATACCAGGTGTGAAAGAGCCAGCTTCTCCATACACATCAAAGAAGTATCTATCTCCAAATCTTAATCTGTTGTATTGTAAGGCAATAATAAAACCACAGGTAGGTCCTACGATACCATCTGAAACTGGTCTCTCTGAAATACTGCCTGAGAAAAAGTCAATATCTTCAACGGACCTGAAAGAAGaattagaaatgtttgaaataaatactgtttacaaCCAAAATATGTTTCTTGTTCGTACAATATGATTTAGAAAtgtgataatataaaaaacaaacgcaaagaaaaataaactgataaaaattattcaactttctataattgtttataaatgagtatttaaaagtaaacattatagaaatggaaaaatatattaatatctaacgaaaatgtttcataattaaatactcgttgaaaattaaattttaaacttaggACTTTAAGGGGCTTCTAACGTTAAATTCTGGAGTTCGATTACTtgttattgtatagctttgcaaaTAGCGGGTAAACAAAAGTCTTCATATTTCTGATCACAATTGATCAACTATAACAATAATTACGTACTCGTAAATTTGTTCAAACTTCTGCAGTACTTGCTCAGGCATGAGATTATTTAGATCTGAAAAAGATGTGacactaaaattaaatatagctCGAAGGTAATCTACATAAGGTCGAATTCCGTGGTCTCTGCCTCTTTGAATATTGATAGCCATAAGATCTAGTCCGAACTTTTCTCCTCTCCTGCGGTACAAGTGGTTAGTCAAATCTTCAACGATAAAGTTATCAGATTTTTGAGCCAACTGATCAGCAAGTCCTCTCACAAGAAGTTCTGTTTGTCCATTGTAGAGATCAAATGGGTGGAAAAAATTGTTTCGCAACTTGAAATTTGTACGATTTCCAGAAGATTGAATTTCTATGAAAGAACCTTGAGATGTGGAATGGCCGAATCGAAAGCATGCTGAGGTAAATTCATTAATCATACTAGGATTGATGTTAGGGTTGTATGCAGTGTAGAAACCATTTTGGAGAGTTcttaataaaaagttattatagTAGCTGGGACCAACGACAAGACGTAGAAATTCATTGTATGTAATCATTTGGATCTCAGCAATCACGATCCtcctaaagaaacaacaataacaattgaACATCAACAGAATGAATAaacaataatgatttaataactgaataatcttaaaaaataaaagtgaaaattatcactggaataaataaaaaatgtaatttttactttaaagatatttcgtaacataataaaaatgtaaaacaaggCCGTTTATAACATCTTTAACggtatttatttaatacaggGTGTctcaaaataacgtttacactctttgactgtgtatagctaataaaccgtttcttttgtttcagatttgacttgtgtccaaggatggcggataatcagcttacaattgagcacaaaatattcattctcaaaactttttggaaagtcgaaaacaaagctgaagtgTAAAGACGTTTTACTGGAAAGTTCCATATGGCTGCGCCATCTCGCCCCAGCATTTCACGCATCATCGCCAAGTTTGATGAACACGGAACTTTCCACCATATGAGAAAGGGTCGTTCCAGTCGAAAAAGATCATCAACAAGCCCAACAAGAAAGCAAGAGGTCATTGATAATGTACTGAATTTTCCAAGAAAATCAGTGCGCCAACTGTCTCGTGAAACAGGTATCCGTAAATCCTGCGTTCATCGCATTTTGTAGCGTTCCCAATTCAAAAGTTTCATTCCATCGCTTGTTCACGCTCTGAATGAAGATGACCCTGATCGAAGGGTTGAGTTCTATGAATGATATCTTGCTAGATGTGCAGGCGATGATGAATTTCcactcaaaattgtttggagtGACGAAGCAACGTTTAAGCTGAATGGCTCAATAAATCGACACAACTGCACCTACTGGGCAACAGAAAATCCACATGTTACAGAGAAACATCACTTGAATTTGCCTGGAGTGACTGTGTGGTGTGGTCTGTCCGCTAGAGGTCTCATCGGACCATTCTTTTTCAAAGACACCGTAACAGGATTGAATTATCTAAACATGCTACAAGAGTTTGCCATGCCACGCATCCAAAAACAATTTGGAGAAGAAGAGTGTTTCTTTCAGCAGGATGGCGATCCTCCCCACTTACATCGCGACGTGAGAGCTTATCTGGATGCATCTATGCCAGACAGATGGATTGAACGAAAAGAAAATGTAGAATTTCCTGCTAGATCACCAGATTTGACACCCATGGATTTCTTTTTGTGGGGGTTTctgaaagacaaagtttacagcacaaaaagGGCAACAATTGACGAATTGAGAGTTGCAATTGAAGAAATATGTGCTTTAAGACCAGATGAGATGGTGTTTGATGTGTTGTGTGCACTTCCATTTCTTCCCGTTATGAGATGTGTCTGGAGCAGAACGGATTTCATTTTGAACACCTAAAGTGAAGCaagcaaattgtgacattttacaatttcaaccaagaagagttttccttgggaagaattttatttgtttttttctcttgatttcagtattaaatctttaaataaatcctttggctatcatatctatcttgtttcattgttaaaatcaataaacaaggcaagttataatgatccaaaaagtgtaaacgttattttgggacaccctgtagtATTGGTTAAACGTTTAATAtacgtattatttgttttattcttattgtatattagttattattCTGATTACTTGTTATATTATCATTTGGAATTAGCATTAATCTGCACCTTTGTGGCATATCGGCATGTCTGTCGACTCACAGTGCCAGAAACCGTGTTTTGATTCTGATGTGAGCagaacacattgtgtagctttgtacttaaccggaagcaaacaaaataattaactttaattttagaaATGGCCAGACCTTTGAAACTGTTATGATTACagtagaaaaatatgtttaacagcTACggtaaaattttatgaataaatattttctgataataaTATTTCTGTTCTCCTGAATTTGTATActacaataagaaaaatatattaacttttgtctcttcattattagttaatatttagCTATGATCTATCATGGTTGTTTGCATTGATGAACAGATTCTAAACAATATAAGCTGAACCTGGCTTCTTGAAACAGCCTCTCATCATTCCAACATGGGTTCATTCTTCTGAGTTCTCTTGCAATTCTGTTATGTTCTCTGATAAATACAGTGTGTACAGCTGTCAAGGCTGGATGTTCGTTCAAGCGACGATCTCCTGGAAAACCAGGAAAACATTTTCGGTTACACCGTTTGAACGAAAATAGGCATAGAAAACTTAGTTGCTGCAAGCGATGATTGATTAGgccatttaaatacattattttgattAAGTAATCTTCAATAAAACTAGTGGTTACACTCTTTGGTTACTAATCGTGCAACATGAACATTAAAGCTCAAACTCTCTCTATTTTGATATGATATATCACAACTTTAATGTACATATTTGTGAGGAAAACCTTTAGTTGGAAAATATACAGTACTGAATACCCCTGATCGGACTTGCGTTTGTTCTAACGGTAACATAACAACTGCGTCTATTTTATAAAACGAAAAAATCCCCAAATACGCAAAATTATATAACGTAAGTTCATGTTTAGGAAGAGAAAATGGCAAaggtttcatgttaaaatttttgattgtaacaaaatacaaatgttaaacatcaacaattttgatttaattaacatttaatggTCAGTCACTAAAACTTTGTGAGATGCATAGTAAACATTTGTCAGTTCGACAgggttaaacagttttatataattcattattcTGTTAATATAAGACAAGTTACTTTTCCCATTTTAGTCAGTTAGATTCGTATATGAAGATATGACTGCGGGAGGCAGTTGTCCGAGATGCAATTTTCCTCCGGCTGATACCATCTTACAACCTTTCTAacacatgtaaaaattaaattttttgtaggttctgaacaatataaaattatttatgatcaTATAGTTGGTCATACCTGATTTCAcgttcacatgtgaaattaattaattttataaattaatgaattcattaatggttttattgaccgttttattattcattaaaaattaatttttattgattacctGCTTCAAAGCAAAATAACCTGTTTCTTGGGTCACTACACAAATCGTTTCCGGCGTTTCGAGATCGTGGTAAAAGGGTATTTCTTTTTGAATCTTTTTGAAACCTCATCAAACCTGGCAAAAGAAAGGCGgttaaaatacattcttttatAGCAATTTCCTACTATAAATCTAATATGAACTGAGATTGCAATACaagatatttgtaaaacatcaattaaaactattttactcgaatatttctgtaaaaaaaactctatcaattgatttttttttagtttaattctCTCTCATAAGAGCGCCCGACATTACAAGGTGGTCATGGCACTcgattcctaatttaacagtctcAGGCTTAAATCCCCTTCCCATCGGACATGGCTGAATGGACGTTATAGTGAAccgattaattccactattcgttggtaaaataacagcccaagagttagcggtagtgGTAATAACTAACAGCCTTATCTCTAGATTTACAATGcttaattagagacggctaacacagataaccctcgtgaagtgtttcacaaaatttttaaacattttcataactttaatataaataaataaataaataaataaaataaatttaaggtGTAACATATCCTAAACGCTCATATTATGGTCATCTACACATTGtgtaataaaattcagttttgcTGTTTCTATAAACAAAAACCTAACTGTTGAGGAATACTTACCGTTTATGAATAGTCGCAGTGATTGAACGGTGTGAAGATCACTTCCATAAACCATAGAACCATCCACGAAACTGGTAGGAGAATTTAATTGATCCCTGGGTCCTAcagttaagaattattttaaagataggacatacatttaattaacttaaaaaaatgaattgtttgaaACCTTTCATTCAGAAGTTACTTATTTTCTACATGTTAAACATAAGTATTAGGAAAGGTTTATATTTAATTGATGTCTTTCAAAACACTTTTTAGAAGAATTAGATGTCATGCAAAAGTCAACATAGCCTTAATAACCTCAGGGGAAGTGGGATAAGTCTATAggaaactattaatttttttattttatattttttaagaaatcaATGTTCACTGATAGTCTGTTTTCCAAAACCGATATAAGGAGAcaacagttaaaatgtttatctttattatatttagaaacacacacacaaaaattaaaagcAGATGCTATGAAGTTACCATAGTCGATCATAAGGAGAAACTAATACTCACTGTTTCCtgttaaacaagaaaaatatttgcaTCTGCGACAGTTTTTCACTTAATAATGAACcactttgttttacataaaaaaatatttataacgatgaaaaaaaaatcctagctgatgataaaaagaaatattctaaCGATATTCTTTCATCACCAGACAGTGTATTATGTGGAATATTATTTGAAGGTGTATTATAAAGAATCACTCTGAAATATTTAACACAGTTAAAATGCCCATGAtgtattaaattaacttaaatagttaaattaaaaaaaatcatttaagaaaCTGTATATAAGAGAATCTTCGTTCTCAGgcttatattaaacacaaatgtaAAAAAGACTTATGTTGAACAATTATAATCACtgaatcactttttttttctacagatATAAATTTTCTTACTCACTAAGATCTTCTCATGTTATTAGCTAATGACCTTACCAAGTTTGCATTTTGGACAGCTAGCAGATCTTCGAAAATTCATACATCTTTCATTAAATCGACTAAAGAATTCATCATTTTGAGGAATTTCGATCGGAAGACATCGTGTGTCATTCCTATTCTCTGAATCGCAGCAGTCCACACCTTCACCTCCATCTTGACGGTTAAAATGAAAGTGTTAAATGCAATTATTAGTAAAGGTTCCTCATGTGTTTTATTAGTgttcacaaaaaatattcaaacgaCTAACTCTTCCCGGATATTATCCAAGGCTAAAACACATATCAAGGTATGGAAAAATTCagttatataacaatttttgttataaacataatCAGTTAAATGATGCAATTTTccttacaataaaacattaaaaagtaaaagattaatttatttttgctttggtAATTAATTGACGAGAGAAAGTATCCCCATATTCCTTCTGGTTAATGATATATAACATAAGGTGATGATTGTGATTAAATTTGAACGATATTCATAGTTTCTTTGGAGTGTTTGATTATATGCTAACAGTTGCttattttcatttgatttaatgtttacttgtttattgtgttgttggttttttcaGTGTCATTATTCTACACTATTTGAATCAGAAAAATTGCAGAATACTTCGATTAAAAACATGGTCTGTTTCTGTTAGAacagtaaaaatgaaaattgtgaaTTTGATAAGGTATCTATTTAACACTCCTTAAAGTTTCGAGCTTTCCTCAAACATAAAGTGGCATACTCTACCATCTTTTctgattgaaagaaaaatttaaaatcatagtATCTTACGTGATTTTACgtctatgtaaatatataaacaggaaaaaaagaacaaataaaatagagATCTACCTGCAAGTATCACTTCTTCTTCTGGGGCGCTGTTAAAAGGAGCGAGGGCACTGTCGTGGTCCATAAATTGACCCCACAACATCAAAAAGTGTGTGAAAGATGCTTCTTTGTTCCTATTGATGTGAATTGTAGTTGATACCAGTCGTGGATTCGGTAAGTCTTTTCCAGATTTTGCTTTTCTTGGTTCAGAAATACCTGTagacaaatttattttctatatatcaataaaaacatttactgttGTAACAAGTATAAAGGTTTTTTCTCAAacataataattctaaacaattacttcttttctttcttgttactctgaagatgacctaggaaagtcaaaacgtggttctctgcttatcaataaaggtgttaatatccataccagccgttcagtCATACATAATTACATACATAATTACACATCTAGATTACAAGCgtaaaatctaacaatatttgtctcaatttatattttatcttcaaaacaatatatagtatataaacacacactcaTATACACGAGAGGGGATCTTCAATTGCCTttgcacttgaaattctttccagtagaattagagtaaattaatctttgGGATCAATGTTTTCCCTTTTTACttgctatttattattttatacgcTAGAAATTCCAAAGGTGGGGCATGCGTATATCCGAATCAATTTCAATACTCATAAGAATCAATTCTAATTtacctcaaattgaaattctttaaggTAAGAATAAGGTAAATTAatctaaggtaaaaaaaaaaacaagatcaCAACAAAGCTATGAGCTATTCACCAGGGGCAAAAAACTGCGACTACTTTTTAAAAGCCAGTTTCAACTAAAGACAAAATCAGTTTCAtggataaacatttgttgttgttgttgtttttaaacctaGTAAGCTCTAGTACATGTACTGAAAGAATTTAGATAGGGGAAAAATTAAACTTACCaccaagaaaatatatttaaagaaacattttttctcaTTCGGGTTAGTTTTACAGAAGGTAAATTTCATAATGCACCTTATCAAGGTTGCTCCAAGAAATGTTATACTTTTTTGGcttagaataatttcataaattataacATAAGACAACGGTACGCTAATCAATTTAATATACTCACCATCAGCGTACTTTGGTGGAAGAAGTCTGGTCAAACAGGTGAAAGAAGAACCATCTCGAGGAGATTGTAAACGGTTACACGTTCCGTCAAATTCCCGGTATTTTTGTGAACAACTACACGTTATTTTCTCTTCATCTTCGCTCAACATACTTCCTAACTCGCTTGATTTTAATTGGACATCAGCTAAAGCAGATACTTCTTCGCTCTTTAACCCTAGCCTATAAAGAGGTAAACAAGGTGTCCCTTTCATTTCCCAAATAAAGAGGTAGTATGCTTTTAGCCACATGACTGCATGTCTTTTACACTGGAACGTTCAATGAAACATTTGACATCAAACTTGAAAGAGTAGAACAGTGAACGTAATTTTGCTGtaccataataaagtatatttactggcaaagtatatttttaaaacacatatgTGTATCATTATTCAAGACATTATGGtggaatttaatgtaatttttctaaatacaatgttgtttttttttacatttttcttttatgtttttttgttttttgcttgttttctaGAATACGTAAAATGTGgatataaaatcttactttttagccaaaacttttgttgtttcttcAAATATTCTAGCTTTTTCAACCATCTTTGACACCCTGCTATCTCCTAACATTCGGTAGTGGTAGGTTGTCATAGCTGAGCATTGTGAAAGAGAAGACTTTCTACCTACTTCTGCAAAAAagatttactttattaaaaccgAATTCAAAGATTACTTAATATGATtttcttcaataacatttttaaatattaaaaaattagttACGCAAGATACTAAAGTAAATCTGTAATATTacattgaataataaaatatgtaaaagtaaaatattcatattatccGTGAAAATTACGAATGCAGAAATTTTAAATACCCAttaatatattcttaaatatatatatctatcctTAAATCTCCATCAATAATTGTTATATACTAATAGactaaacatgaaaatatttgcaTTTATTGATTGATTAAAAAATTCCGTAGCATATCTAATGATCATGTTTCCCAATAGAGATTTAATTGGGGGTTGTTTTGCTCTTCTTTGCTCGACTAAAGTGATTTATGTTAGAAAATTATGATTActagataattaaaattaattaatattgatgGTGAAACTTCTAAGCTAATGTGATGTGATTGTTAGTTATACAGATCATTTACtttctattattgtttttttgATATGTGATTTCATTTCAAACACtttgtaaatcaaaatattaaagtaaatctgtacaattatataattacattgaaaaataaaatgtgtaaaaaaatatttgttttatcagtgAATATACTGAATGCAAAAATTCTAAATACCAgttaatatattactaaatatatatatataattaaatctcTATTAATAATTGTTATGTACTAATAGACTTCaaattaaacatcaaaatatttacatttattgattGATTAAAAATTTCCATAGCATGTGTTATGATCACGTTTCCCAAAAGAGACTAAGTTGAGGATTGTTTTGCTCGTCATTGTTCGATTGAAGTCGATTGTCTgagaaaattattattcttaggtaattaaaattaattttgaaattagtaaAAAGTGAATAAACTTCTAAGCTATTGTGATTGTTAGTTATACAGATCACTTActtttcattattggttttttgATATATGATTTCATTTTCTTGAGGTCTTTCACAGCTTTATCAATAGCTTCATCAAGCAACTTGGAATCTGTGAAAGCTTTGCTTATAATAAAATTGCCTAAGTCTGTGTTGTTCAGGATATCAGGAGAAGGAGTGAAGGTGTAGTTTGTTTCAGCATCGTTCTTCGTTTCTATCGATAAAAGTGAGGCTTGATCATCAAATTTTTTGTCAACTGATACCTTGTCTTCTTTGAAACCTTCCgatattttatgtataatctCGTTTCCTCGAATGTACTTGTTGAGCATATCAGAGGAAACAGTCAAGAACTCATCCATTTGAACATTATGAAtgttcaaaaataataacaacaacaccgTCAACAACATCCTAgaggaaagagaaaaaaaatatgaagaaaaacgATTATATGATTAggtaaatatatttctcatgtaCAAAGTGGAAATGCGTTCCAGTAAAATAACTTACATGGCCGTTTTACACGT
Coding sequences within:
- the LOC143226162 gene encoding heme peroxidase 2-like → MMLLTVLLLLFLNIHNVQMDEFLTVSSDMLNKYIRGNEIIHKISEGFKEDKVSVDKKFDDQASLLSIETKNDAETNYTFTPSPDILNNTDLGNFIISKAFTDSKLLDEAIDKAVKDLKKMKSYIKKPIMKKVGRKSSLSQCSAMTTYHYRMLGDSRVSKMVEKARIFEETTKVLAKKLGLKSEEVSALADVQLKSSELGSMLSEDEEKITCSCSQKYREFDGTCNRLQSPRDGSSFTCLTRLLPPKYADGISEPRKAKSGKDLPNPRLVSTTIHINRNKEASFTHFLMLWGQFMDHDSALAPFNSAPEEEVILADGGEGVDCCDSENRNDTRCLPIEIPQNDEFFSRFNERCMNFRRSASCPKCKLGPRDQLNSPTSFVDGSMVYGSDLHTVQSLRLFINGLMRFQKDSKRNTLLPRSRNAGNDLCSDPRNRLFCFEAGDRRLNEHPALTAVHTVFIREHNRIARELRRMNPCWNDERLFQEARRIVIAEIQMITYNEFLRLVVGPSYYNNFLLRTLQNGFYTAYNPNINPSMINEFTSACFRFGHSTSQGSFIEIQSSGNRTNFKLRNNFFHPFDLYNGQTELLVRGLADQLAQKSDNFIVEDLTNHLYRRRGEKFGLDLMAINIQRGRDHGIRPYVDYLRAIFNFSVTSFSDLNNLMPEQVLQKFEQIYESVEDIDFFSGSISERPVSDGIVGPTCGFIIALQYNRLRFGDRYFFDVYGEAGSFTPAQLREIREVTLSRILCENSDEVDEPNNGYSNQFLRTIHL